A single genomic interval of Aquipuribacter hungaricus harbors:
- a CDS encoding PhoH family protein, whose product MPDITGAHAEDLPDTREAGAATAAGPDGTAAPFGTAVVTQTYVVPTGTDTVSLLGAGDKHLRTLERGLPRVDVLARGDEVTVTGPASDVALALRLLEEMGSVLAAGQPLSADAVERSLTILRDTDGGVRPAQVLTANILSNRGRTIRPKTLNQKRYVDAIDENTITFGIGPAGTGKTYLAMAKAVQALQSKTVNRIVLTRPAVEAGERLGFLPGTLTDKIDPYLRPLYDALHDMVDPDSIPRLITAGTIEVAPLAYMRGRTLNDAFIILDEAQNTSPEQMKMFLTRLGFGSKMVVTGDITQVDLPGSTASGLRVVRDILGRVGDVHFSYLESTDVVRHRLIADIVRAYDSWDGTTR is encoded by the coding sequence ATGCCTGACATCACCGGCGCTCACGCCGAGGACCTGCCCGACACCCGCGAGGCAGGTGCTGCCACCGCAGCCGGCCCCGACGGCACCGCCGCCCCGTTCGGGACCGCCGTCGTCACGCAGACCTACGTGGTCCCCACCGGGACCGACACCGTCTCCCTGCTCGGCGCGGGGGACAAGCACCTGCGCACGCTCGAGCGCGGCCTGCCCCGCGTCGACGTCCTCGCGCGCGGTGACGAGGTGACGGTCACGGGCCCCGCCAGCGACGTCGCGCTCGCGCTGCGCCTGCTCGAGGAGATGGGCAGCGTCCTGGCCGCCGGCCAGCCGCTGAGCGCCGACGCCGTCGAGCGCAGCCTCACCATCCTGCGCGACACCGACGGCGGTGTCCGGCCGGCACAGGTGCTGACCGCGAACATCCTGTCCAACCGCGGGCGCACCATCCGGCCGAAGACGCTCAACCAGAAGCGCTACGTCGACGCGATCGACGAGAACACCATCACCTTCGGCATCGGCCCCGCCGGCACCGGCAAGACGTACCTGGCCATGGCCAAGGCCGTCCAGGCGCTGCAGTCCAAGACCGTCAACCGGATCGTCCTCACCCGCCCCGCGGTCGAGGCCGGCGAGCGGCTCGGCTTCCTGCCCGGCACGCTGACGGACAAGATCGACCCGTACCTGCGGCCGCTGTACGACGCGCTGCACGACATGGTCGACCCGGACTCGATCCCGCGGCTCATCACCGCCGGGACCATCGAGGTCGCGCCGCTGGCCTACATGCGCGGGCGCACCCTTAACGACGCCTTCATCATCCTCGACGAGGCCCAGAACACCTCGCCCGAGCAGATGAAGATGTTCCTCACCCGCCTGGGGTTCGGCTCCAAGATGGTCGTCACCGGCGACATCACCCAGGTCGACCTGCCCGGGTCCACCGCGTCGGGCCTGCGGGTCGTGCGCGACATCCTCGGCAGGGTCGGCGACGTGCACTTCTCGTACCTGGAGTCCACGGACGTGGTCCGGCACCGCCTCATCGCCGACATCGTCCGGGCCTACGACAGCTGGGACGGCACCACCCGGTGA
- a CDS encoding hemolysin family protein — MTSTLLLWLLVGLVLLLLAGYLAAVEAALSKVTRGHAEDLQTAGRRNARALRRLLEDTTGAVNTTTFVRIVCETAAVSALVVALGHLLRPDWAVVLVAATVLSVLIFVLVGAVGRTVGQQHADTVALGASASLSRLMVVVGPLVLLLVRAATVVVPGRGLPAGPFASEAELIELVEQAEADSVIERGESLMLQRVVHLGDTVAREVQVPRTDMVTLEQGTGLERAMRLHLRSGFSRVPVLGRDADDVVGVSYLKDVAAHLQDLRTGGYGEPSPATVDEVMRAPVFVPESKPADDLLREMQAGSVHLAVVIDEYGGVSGLVTIEDLLEEIVGQISDEYDVEEPEVEVLGEDRWRLSARTHLTALSEITDRDVEDDDVDTVAGLLAKNLGRVPIRGSVVEVSGLRITADRRGRRNRLLSVVVEVLPEPDEDEEGTDQPAEGAGELVGADPGRSHDDERTGHGRP; from the coding sequence GTGACCTCGACCCTGCTGCTCTGGCTCCTCGTCGGGCTCGTCCTGCTCCTGCTCGCCGGCTACCTGGCCGCCGTCGAGGCGGCCCTGTCCAAGGTGACCCGCGGGCACGCCGAGGACCTCCAGACCGCCGGGCGCCGCAACGCGCGGGCGCTGCGCCGGCTGCTGGAGGACACCACCGGGGCGGTCAACACCACGACCTTCGTGCGGATCGTCTGCGAGACCGCGGCCGTGTCCGCGCTCGTCGTCGCGCTCGGGCACCTGCTCCGCCCGGACTGGGCGGTCGTCCTCGTCGCGGCCACCGTGCTGTCGGTCCTCATCTTCGTCCTCGTGGGGGCCGTCGGCCGCACGGTCGGCCAGCAGCACGCCGACACCGTCGCGCTCGGTGCCTCGGCGTCGCTGTCCCGGCTCATGGTCGTCGTCGGCCCGCTCGTGCTGCTCCTGGTCCGGGCGGCCACCGTCGTCGTCCCCGGCCGCGGCCTGCCCGCCGGGCCGTTCGCGTCCGAGGCCGAGCTCATCGAGCTCGTCGAGCAGGCCGAGGCCGACAGCGTCATCGAGCGCGGCGAGAGCCTCATGCTCCAGCGCGTCGTCCACCTCGGCGACACCGTGGCCCGCGAGGTCCAGGTCCCGCGGACCGACATGGTGACCCTGGAGCAGGGGACCGGCCTGGAGCGGGCCATGCGCCTGCACCTGCGCTCCGGCTTCAGCCGCGTCCCCGTGCTGGGCCGCGACGCCGACGACGTGGTCGGCGTCTCCTACCTCAAGGACGTCGCGGCGCACCTGCAGGACCTGCGCACGGGCGGCTACGGCGAGCCCAGCCCGGCGACCGTGGACGAGGTCATGCGCGCCCCCGTGTTCGTGCCCGAGAGCAAGCCCGCCGACGACCTGCTCCGCGAGATGCAGGCCGGCTCGGTGCACCTGGCCGTCGTCATCGACGAGTACGGCGGCGTCTCGGGCCTGGTGACGATCGAGGACCTGCTCGAGGAGATCGTCGGGCAGATCAGCGACGAGTACGACGTCGAGGAGCCCGAGGTCGAGGTGCTCGGCGAGGACCGGTGGCGGCTGTCCGCGCGCACCCACCTCACCGCGCTCAGCGAGATCACCGACCGCGACGTCGAGGACGACGACGTCGACACCGTCGCCGGGCTGCTGGCCAAGAACCTCGGCCGGGTCCCGATCCGCGGCAGCGTCGTCGAGGTGTCCGGCCTCCGGATCACCGCGGACCGGCGGGGCCGGCGCAACCGCCTGCTGTCGGTCGTCGTCGAGGTCCTGCCCGAGCCGGACGAGGACGAGGAGGGCACCGACCAGCCCGCGGAGGGCGCCGGCGAGCTCGTCGGCGCGGACCCCGGCCGCAGCCACGACGACGAGAGGACCGGCCATGGCCGCCCCTGA
- the ybeY gene encoding rRNA maturation RNase YbeY, with protein sequence MIDVANESGTEVAGLSETEVAECARHVLDAMHVHPQAELSVLLVDPDTIAVLHEKWLDLPGPTDVMSFPMDELRPGREGAPSGPGLVGDVVVCPQVAEEQARTAGHSTAEEVLLLVVHGCLHLLGYDHAEPDEEAEMFALQRRLLLEFLGRSRPAAAGGEPVR encoded by the coding sequence GTGATCGACGTCGCCAACGAGTCGGGCACCGAGGTCGCCGGGCTCAGCGAGACCGAGGTCGCCGAGTGCGCCCGGCACGTGCTGGACGCCATGCACGTGCACCCGCAGGCCGAGCTGTCGGTCCTGCTGGTCGACCCGGACACCATCGCCGTGCTGCACGAGAAGTGGCTGGACCTGCCGGGTCCCACCGACGTCATGAGCTTCCCGATGGACGAGCTGCGCCCCGGTCGCGAGGGCGCCCCGTCGGGCCCCGGCCTGGTCGGCGACGTCGTCGTCTGCCCGCAGGTCGCCGAGGAGCAGGCGCGCACGGCCGGGCACAGCACCGCCGAGGAGGTCCTGCTCCTCGTCGTGCACGGCTGCCTGCACCTGCTGGGCTACGACCACGCCGAGCCCGACGAGGAGGCCGAGATGTTCGCCCTCCAGCGGCGACTCCTCCTGGAGTTCCTGGGCCGCAGCCGCCCCGCCGCCGCCGGGGGCGAGCCGGTCCGGTGA